Proteins co-encoded in one Ruegeria pomeroyi DSS-3 genomic window:
- a CDS encoding fused MFS/spermidine synthase has protein sequence MARPPSLLLLILLQVIVSAASLVVEIVAGRMLAPYVGMSLYTWTSVIAVVLAGFSLGHWVGGLLAERPAERALRLTGWTLVAAALTTAAAALLLRSLSGPVLELVEHPVWGIAVLTLAVFFLPSCFAGVPAPVLAALSVQGGQGAGRALGAMFAAGAIGAIAGTLLAGFVFISWLGSSLTLMTVTAVYALSALLCFRLAGGRWLAPLLALGLILTLAVAALAAPDPCTRESRYYCIRVIELGPQEAPERLMVIDHLGHGISARDAPLTMYTDHAAMLDALARIRAPRPDFSAFFIGGGSYSIPRAFALRGTGPRVVAEIDPEVTRIAAEQFWFDPASAEILHEDARRALLTRPERRYDVILGDAFTDVAVPAHLVTHEFFDLVRDRLTPEGSYLMNVIDYRDRLQALAALVHTLRAVFPMVEVWTSTTPPPPGERAVFVLVAGNSPTSHSRFVTRAPNPTEYGALDPDWVARLAATGTLLSDDFAPIDRLIGRPD, from the coding sequence ATGGCCCGTCCCCCGTCCTTGCTGCTGCTGATCCTGCTCCAGGTTATCGTTTCTGCCGCCTCGCTGGTGGTCGAGATCGTGGCCGGTCGCATGCTGGCGCCCTATGTGGGCATGTCTCTTTATACTTGGACCTCGGTCATCGCGGTGGTGCTGGCGGGGTTCTCGCTGGGCCATTGGGTCGGCGGCCTGCTGGCCGAGCGTCCGGCGGAACGCGCTCTGCGTCTGACCGGCTGGACACTGGTAGCCGCCGCGCTCACCACGGCGGCGGCGGCGCTGCTGTTGCGCAGCCTTTCGGGGCCAGTTCTGGAGCTGGTGGAACACCCGGTCTGGGGCATCGCGGTGCTGACGCTGGCCGTGTTCTTTCTCCCCTCCTGCTTTGCCGGGGTGCCCGCGCCGGTGCTTGCCGCGCTGTCGGTACAGGGCGGCCAGGGGGCCGGGCGTGCCCTGGGGGCGATGTTTGCCGCCGGGGCCATCGGCGCGATTGCTGGCACCCTGTTGGCGGGGTTCGTGTTCATCTCCTGGCTTGGCTCATCGCTCACACTGATGACGGTCACGGCGGTGTATGCGCTCTCGGCGCTGCTGTGTTTCCGCCTTGCTGGTGGGCGTTGGCTGGCGCCCCTGCTGGCGCTGGGGCTGATTCTGACGCTGGCCGTGGCGGCACTCGCCGCGCCCGATCCCTGCACCCGCGAAAGCCGCTATTACTGCATCCGCGTGATCGAGCTGGGCCCGCAAGAGGCGCCCGAGCGGCTGATGGTGATCGACCATCTGGGCCACGGGATCAGCGCCCGAGATGCGCCGCTGACCATGTATACCGACCATGCCGCCATGCTGGACGCGCTGGCCCGCATCAGGGCGCCGCGCCCCGATTTCTCGGCCTTCTTCATCGGGGGCGGCTCGTATTCCATCCCGCGCGCTTTTGCCCTGCGCGGCACCGGCCCGCGCGTGGTGGCCGAGATCGACCCCGAGGTGACCCGAATCGCCGCCGAGCAATTCTGGTTCGATCCCGCTAGTGCCGAGATCCTGCACGAAGACGCCCGCCGCGCGCTGCTGACCCGGCCCGAGCGGCGCTATGATGTGATTCTGGGCGATGCCTTTACCGATGTGGCGGTGCCCGCCCATCTGGTGACGCACGAGTTTTTCGACCTGGTGCGCGACCGGCTGACCCCCGAGGGCAGCTATCTGATGAACGTGATCGATTATCGCGACCGGTTGCAGGCACTGGCCGCGCTGGTGCACACACTGCGCGCCGTCTTTCCCATGGTCGAGGTCTGGACCAGCACCACCCCGCCGCCACCGGGCGAGCGTGCGGTCTTTGTGCTGGTCGCGGGCAACAGTCCGACGTCGCATTCCCGCTTTGTCACCCGCGCGCCCAACCCCACCGAATATGGCGCGCTCGATCCGGATTGGGTGGCCCGACTGGCGGCAACGGGCACCCTGCTGAGCGATGATTTCGCGCCGATCGACCGCCTGATCGGTCGACCCGACTAA
- a CDS encoding ABC transporter ATP-binding protein has translation MSSVTLSNIVKRFGEFTAVHPTNLDIPEGAFVTLLGPSGCGKTTNLRMIAGLLDPTEGEILIGGRRVNDVPIHRRNLGIVFQNYALFPHKTVAENVAFGLKYRDGPRAAIAGKVQAALDLVQLPDVGNRYPKELSGGQQQRIALARAIVIEPDVLLLDEPLSALDANLREDMRVELKRIQHQIGVTTVFVTHDQSEALAMSDKIVVMSAGRVEQVGTPSEVYNTPASEFVANFLGASNILTADCIRVDGQGAMLEVPLFGRVPVASTKAAGVSQGAAKLVLRAEKLTLYDTSADTSALVTAPATVETVDYQGQTVRYFVRVAQTQLQAINMIDERPFAEGSTVTVGFRPQDCAALQGV, from the coding sequence GTGAGTTCCGTCACCCTCAGCAATATCGTGAAGCGTTTTGGCGAATTCACGGCGGTGCATCCCACCAATCTCGACATTCCCGAAGGCGCGTTTGTCACGCTGCTGGGCCCCTCCGGCTGTGGCAAGACCACGAACCTGCGCATGATCGCGGGGTTGCTGGACCCGACCGAGGGGGAAATCCTGATCGGCGGGCGGCGCGTCAACGATGTGCCGATCCACAGGCGCAACCTGGGGATCGTGTTTCAGAACTATGCGCTGTTCCCGCACAAGACCGTGGCCGAAAATGTGGCCTTTGGGTTGAAGTACCGGGATGGCCCAAGGGCCGCGATCGCCGGCAAGGTGCAGGCGGCGCTCGATCTGGTGCAACTGCCCGATGTCGGCAACCGCTATCCCAAGGAACTGTCGGGCGGCCAGCAACAGCGGATCGCATTGGCGCGCGCCATCGTGATCGAACCCGATGTGCTGCTGCTTGACGAACCGCTCTCGGCGCTCGATGCCAACCTGCGCGAGGATATGCGGGTCGAGCTGAAGCGCATCCAGCATCAGATCGGGGTGACCACGGTTTTTGTGACACACGACCAATCCGAGGCGCTGGCCATGTCCGACAAGATCGTGGTGATGAGCGCGGGCCGTGTCGAGCAGGTCGGCACCCCGTCCGAGGTCTACAATACGCCCGCCAGCGAATTCGTGGCCAATTTCCTGGGCGCCTCCAACATCCTGACCGCCGATTGCATCCGCGTGGACGGGCAGGGCGCCATGCTGGAGGTTCCCCTGTTCGGCAGGGTCCCGGTTGCATCGACCAAGGCGGCAGGCGTCAGCCAGGGGGCCGCAAAACTGGTGCTGCGGGCCGAGAAGCTTACCCTTTATGATACCAGCGCCGACACATCGGCCCTTGTTACTGCCCCGGCCACGGTCGAGACCGTCGACTATCAGGGTCAGACCGTGCGCTATTTCGTGCGCGTCGCCCAGACCCAGCTTCAGGCCATCAACATGATCGACGAACGTCCCTTTGCCGAGGGCAGCACTGTCACCGTCGGATTCCGCCCACAGGATTGCGCGGCCCTGCAAGGAGTTTGA
- a CDS encoding ABC transporter permease codes for MGWHLIRAWSIGVYIFMFLPVAVVVLLSFNASQFGSFPMTGFSLRWFLELWNNEAILRAFRTSLVLGLMTALISTTLGVLASLALVRYKVPGANLISTLLIAPILVPEVVLAVALLLFLNFLGVNKSFGLLLFGHVIFTLPFVILVVQARLVSIKRDIEEAAMSLGATPIQTFFQITLPLMMPAVLAGGLFAFTISFDDITGTLFWKPGGVETVPTQIFAMLRNSISPEINALGTVMIVMTVGLPLLGAAIARQLARKRGT; via the coding sequence ATGGGCTGGCACCTGATCCGCGCCTGGTCGATCGGCGTCTATATCTTCATGTTCCTGCCGGTGGCGGTTGTGGTTCTGCTCAGCTTCAACGCCTCGCAATTCGGCAGTTTCCCGATGACGGGGTTCTCGCTGCGCTGGTTTCTGGAGTTGTGGAACAACGAGGCGATCCTGCGCGCCTTTCGCACCTCGCTGGTGCTGGGGCTGATGACGGCGCTGATCTCGACCACGCTGGGCGTTCTGGCGAGCCTGGCGCTGGTGCGCTACAAGGTTCCCGGAGCCAATCTGATCTCGACGCTGCTGATCGCGCCGATCCTGGTGCCCGAGGTGGTGCTGGCGGTGGCGCTGCTGTTGTTCCTGAACTTTCTGGGCGTGAACAAGAGTTTTGGCCTGCTGCTGTTCGGCCATGTCATCTTTACCCTGCCGTTTGTGATCCTGGTGGTGCAGGCGCGGCTGGTCAGCATCAAGCGAGACATCGAAGAAGCGGCGATGAGCCTGGGCGCGACTCCCATCCAGACCTTCTTTCAGATCACCTTGCCGCTGATGATGCCGGCGGTTCTGGCCGGGGGCCTGTTCGCCTTTACCATCAGTTTCGACGACATCACCGGAACCCTGTTCTGGAAGCCCGGCGGTGTCGAGACCGTACCCACCCAGATTTTTGCGATGCTGCGCAACTCGATCTCGCCCGAGATCAACGCGCTTGGCACCGTGATGATTGTCATGACCGTTGGCCTGCCCCTGCTGGGGGCGGCCATCGCGCGGCAACTGGCCCGAAAAAGGGGCACATGA
- a CDS encoding ABC transporter permease, which yields MSIETREARQPWILLSPALTAIMLLLFVPLSFIVVYSFWLRTATGADQVGFYLDNWAEALSDRFYRDILFSTLRIAAITTAVCALMGYPAAYFIARSKGNKAILLLLLMLPFWISYIIRTMSWINILGVSGAFNSVLISLGVISEPIQMLYNETTVILGLVHFLLPFMVLNIYVSLDGIDTNLEAAANSLGATKWQSFLQVTLPLSLPGLAAGGLLCFVLGAGTYITPLVLGGPRDAMFANLVFEAIITQLNWPLGSALSLMLLAVLGALVMIYNRYLGMAQLMKGLG from the coding sequence ATGTCGATCGAAACCCGCGAGGCCCGTCAGCCCTGGATCCTGCTTTCACCGGCGCTGACGGCGATCATGCTGCTGCTGTTCGTGCCGCTGAGTTTCATTGTCGTCTACAGCTTCTGGCTGCGCACAGCGACCGGGGCGGATCAGGTCGGGTTCTACCTGGACAACTGGGCCGAGGCGCTGAGCGACCGGTTTTATCGGGACATCCTGTTCAGCACCCTGCGCATTGCGGCAATCACCACGGCCGTTTGCGCGCTGATGGGATATCCGGCCGCCTATTTCATCGCTAGATCAAAGGGTAACAAGGCGATCCTTTTGCTTCTTCTGATGCTGCCCTTTTGGATCAGCTACATCATCCGCACGATGAGCTGGATCAATATCCTGGGCGTGTCAGGCGCGTTCAACTCGGTGCTGATTTCGCTGGGGGTGATCTCCGAGCCGATCCAGATGCTGTATAACGAGACGACTGTGATCCTGGGGCTGGTGCATTTCCTGCTGCCGTTCATGGTCCTCAACATCTATGTCAGCCTGGACGGGATCGACACCAATCTCGAAGCGGCGGCCAACTCGCTGGGCGCCACCAAATGGCAATCGTTTCTGCAGGTGACCCTGCCGCTGTCGCTGCCCGGTCTGGCGGCGGGCGGGCTGCTGTGTTTCGTGCTGGGGGCGGGCACCTATATCACGCCGCTGGTGCTCGGCGGGCCGCGCGATGCGATGTTTGCCAACCTGGTGTTCGAGGCGATCATCACCCAGCTCAACTGGCCGCTCGGCTCCGCTCTCAGCCTGATGCTTCTGGCGGTGCTGGGGGCGCTGGTGATGATCTACAACCGTTATCTGGGCATGGCCCAACTGATGAAGGGGTTGGGCTGA
- a CDS encoding LysR family transcriptional regulator: MSDPSHRYHPDRIARELDWNLLRTFVVLAESHSVTDAANRLGLRQPSVSAALKKLEDRIGRKLLDRSPGHFALTDAGRLLYREAVEINGSVLRLSTLMRELTDEVQGNVRITVASHVVSPLLDNALARFHAKHPKATLSIEVFSSADAIAEVTAKRASFAVCLVKDHNPKLEYRRLFREFFGLFCGPPHPLFGKPDLSLRDLAGHSSVSFETDRLQDVLKPVTVMRAQAELGQKITGISSHLEEVRRMIVAGLGIGPLPLHVAARDVRDGLLWQVPPYEGLPAIDVHVVWNQAAVKNRAEDLLLQEILNAIDTTPMEERTYR, encoded by the coding sequence ATGTCCGACCCGTCTCACCGCTACCATCCCGACCGCATCGCCCGCGAACTTGACTGGAACCTGCTGCGCACCTTCGTGGTGCTGGCCGAGAGCCATTCGGTCACCGATGCGGCCAACCGGTTGGGCCTGCGTCAGCCTTCGGTCTCGGCCGCCCTCAAAAAGCTCGAAGACCGGATCGGCCGCAAACTGCTGGACCGCTCACCGGGACATTTCGCGCTGACCGATGCGGGACGGCTGCTGTATCGCGAGGCGGTCGAGATAAACGGCTCGGTGCTGCGCCTGTCGACCCTGATGCGCGAATTGACCGACGAGGTGCAGGGCAATGTCCGCATCACCGTGGCCAGCCACGTCGTCAGCCCGCTGCTGGACAACGCGCTGGCGCGCTTTCATGCCAAACACCCCAAGGCGACCCTGTCGATCGAGGTCTTCTCCAGCGCCGACGCGATCGCCGAAGTCACCGCCAAGCGGGCCTCGTTCGCGGTGTGCCTGGTCAAGGATCACAACCCCAAACTGGAATACAGACGGCTGTTCCGCGAGTTTTTCGGCCTGTTCTGCGGCCCCCCGCATCCATTGTTCGGCAAACCCGATCTGAGCCTGCGGGATCTGGCGGGGCACAGTTCGGTCAGTTTCGAGACGGATCGGTTGCAGGATGTACTCAAGCCGGTCACCGTCATGCGGGCCCAGGCCGAACTGGGTCAGAAGATCACCGGTATCTCAAGCCACCTGGAAGAGGTGCGCCGGATGATCGTCGCCGGGCTGGGTATCGGCCCGCTGCCCCTGCATGTGGCGGCCCGCGACGTGCGCGACGGGCTGTTGTGGCAGGTCCCACCCTACGAGGGCCTGCCCGCAATCGACGTTCATGTTGTCTGGAATCAGGCGGCGGTCAAGAACCGGGCCGAAGACCTGCTGTTGCAGGAAATTCTAAACGCCATCGACACCACACCGATGGAGGAGCGCACCTATAGATGA
- a CDS encoding extracellular solute-binding protein: protein MDNTTRYERLRERYMNGDIDRRGFLGLLGAAGLAYGVQSPFARYAHAAADQVRFDGWGGVVSEAFRKFAFDPYTAKTGIQVVDGTFGGGDEYLSRVKASQPGEYNIAHLSGVFDYARYHGLGLTSELNEANIPNLGLVIPKLVDVFRGVTGGKLSCVPYDYGTTGLAYNRKHISDDQMQEMGAKILIDDSLKGKIGGWSDWRTRMWYAALQTGQDPNGVTDEEAAWDAVRAHRDLALKYWTSGAELMSLLAEEEIYVTEGWSGRIYALQEQGHDIGYMDPPNGFGWQECLFVIKGSPMEACEELLNFMLAPETSIAVAEGQNYPTALDPTKVDLGDKIPTLPAFDPTGTLSGLTFADPDYWNGHEAEWSKTFGRVQKGY from the coding sequence ATGGACAACACCACCCGGTATGAGCGCCTGCGCGAGCGCTATATGAACGGCGATATCGACCGGCGCGGCTTTCTGGGGCTGCTCGGTGCCGCCGGTCTGGCCTATGGGGTGCAGTCGCCCTTTGCCCGCTATGCCCATGCCGCCGCCGACCAGGTGCGCTTTGATGGCTGGGGCGGCGTGGTCTCCGAGGCGTTCCGCAAATTCGCCTTTGATCCTTATACCGCCAAGACCGGTATCCAGGTGGTCGACGGCACCTTTGGCGGCGGCGACGAGTATCTGAGCCGGGTCAAGGCCAGCCAGCCGGGCGAGTACAATATCGCCCACCTGTCCGGCGTATTCGATTACGCGCGGTATCACGGGCTGGGGCTGACCTCGGAGCTGAACGAGGCCAATATTCCCAATCTCGGGCTGGTGATCCCCAAACTGGTCGACGTGTTCCGCGGCGTGACCGGGGGCAAGCTGTCCTGCGTGCCCTATGACTACGGCACCACCGGTCTGGCCTATAACCGCAAGCATATCAGCGACGACCAGATGCAGGAGATGGGCGCGAAAATCCTGATCGACGACAGCCTCAAGGGCAAGATCGGCGGCTGGAGCGACTGGCGCACCCGCATGTGGTACGCCGCGTTGCAGACCGGACAGGATCCGAACGGCGTCACCGACGAAGAGGCCGCATGGGACGCGGTGCGCGCCCATCGCGATCTGGCGTTGAAATACTGGACCTCGGGGGCCGAGTTGATGAGCCTGCTGGCCGAGGAAGAGATCTATGTGACCGAAGGCTGGTCGGGCCGCATCTATGCCCTGCAGGAACAGGGCCACGATATCGGCTATATGGATCCGCCCAACGGGTTCGGCTGGCAGGAATGCCTGTTCGTGATCAAGGGCTCGCCGATGGAGGCCTGTGAAGAACTCTTGAACTTCATGCTGGCGCCGGAAACCTCGATCGCGGTGGCCGAGGGGCAGAACTATCCCACCGCGCTGGACCCGACCAAGGTCGATCTGGGCGACAAGATCCCGACACTGCCGGCATTCGATCCGACCGGCACCCTGTCCGGTCTGACCTTTGCCGATCCCGACTACTGGAACGGGCACGAGGCCGAATGGTCCAAGACCTTTGGCCGCGTGCAGAAAGGGTATTGA